A stretch of the Nematostella vectensis chromosome 1, jaNemVect1.1, whole genome shotgun sequence genome encodes the following:
- the LOC5510641 gene encoding coagulation factor IX isoform X1, which yields MLPIQLLALTNLNAVSHRQNAEPQLRSDQPRCVCSFDQAFGLGNNSSVSAAGFVNTDKDLSCCNRKLFHLAKMDKVFIFLLMAGLGLTDCSPIQGRERASGGRLDEEELKKYDVFPSSCGVPSLPITKASRAFPVPRRFRRVVGGDEAKAGQFPWQIALLFKRQQYCGGALVHERWVVTGAHCFNPYTSEDPRDWNVTLGEYNLAVNESFEQRRGVKSITVHEHYKSMWFEGITDTPPMFDIALIELDRPVVFNFHVQPICIMRPNISFKWNTACFISGWGHTRWNGSQPNVLNFVMVPLVSHATCNKPLSYNGTIHETALCAGYERGLKDSCEFDSGGPLACQKGGRYYAVGLVSWGDECARAHKFGVYSRMAKLTPWMVSKIAEKEMATKKAVRKG from the exons CGTTCGGCCTCGGAAACAACAGTAGCGTGAGTGCGGCAGGATTTGTGAATACTG ATAAAGATTTGAGTTGCTGTAACCGAAAGCTGTTTCACTTGGCCAAGATGGATAAAGTGTTTATATTTCTTCTTATGGCAGGGCTGGGACTTACGG ATTGCTCGCCAATACAAGGACGGGAGCGAGCCTCGGGTGGACGCCTAG atGAAGAAGAGCTGAAAAAGTATGACG TCTTTCCTTCGTCATGTGGGGTTCCGAGTTTGCCAATAACAAAGGCGTCACGTGCCTTCCCTGTGCCACGTCGGTTCCGTCGAGTGGTCGGAGGAGATGAGGCCAAGGCGGGGCAGTTCCCCTGGCAAATAGCACTACTTTTCAAGCGCCAGCAATATTGCGGCGGGGCGTTAGTCCACGAGAGATGGGTGGTTACCGGTGCACATTGCTTCA ACCCTTATACGTCCGAAGACCCAAGAGATTGGAATGTGACGTTAGGGGAATATAACTTGGCTGTTAATGAATCGTTTGAGCAGCGTCGTGGAGTTAAAAGCATCACCGTACATGAACACTACAAGTCCATGTGGTTTGAAGGAATCACCGACACTCCGCCAATGTTTGATATAG CTCTAATTGAGCTGGATCGGCCCGTCGTGTTCAACTTCCACGTTCAGCCTATCTGCATCATGCGTCCAAACATCTCCTTCAAATGGAACACCGCGTGCTTCATCTCGGGGTGGGGCCACACTAGATGGAACGGCTCCCAGCCCAACGTGCTCAACTTCGTGATGGTCCCCCTCGTGTCTCATGCTACATGCAATAAGCCGCTGTCTTATAACGGTACGATTCACGAGACGGCTCTTTGTGCCGGCTACGAGAGGGGCTTAAAGGACTCGTGTGAGTTCGACAGTGGCGGGCCACTTGCCTGTCAAAAAGGTGGACGATATTACGCAGTGGGACTCGTTTCCTGGGGCGATGAATGCGCGAGGGCGCACAAGTTCGGTGTTTACTCGCGTATGGCCAAGCTCACGCCTTGGATGGTAAGTAAAATCGCCGAGAAGGAGATGGCCACCAAGAAGGCTGTAAGAAAGGGCTAG
- the LOC5510641 gene encoding coagulation factor IX isoform X2: MDKVFIFLLMAGLGLTDCSPIQGRERASGGRLDEEELKKYDVFPSSCGVPSLPITKASRAFPVPRRFRRVVGGDEAKAGQFPWQIALLFKRQQYCGGALVHERWVVTGAHCFNPYTSEDPRDWNVTLGEYNLAVNESFEQRRGVKSITVHEHYKSMWFEGITDTPPMFDIALIELDRPVVFNFHVQPICIMRPNISFKWNTACFISGWGHTRWNGSQPNVLNFVMVPLVSHATCNKPLSYNGTIHETALCAGYERGLKDSCEFDSGGPLACQKGGRYYAVGLVSWGDECARAHKFGVYSRMAKLTPWMVSKIAEKEMATKKAVRKG; the protein is encoded by the exons ATGGATAAAGTGTTTATATTTCTTCTTATGGCAGGGCTGGGACTTACGG ATTGCTCGCCAATACAAGGACGGGAGCGAGCCTCGGGTGGACGCCTAG atGAAGAAGAGCTGAAAAAGTATGACG TCTTTCCTTCGTCATGTGGGGTTCCGAGTTTGCCAATAACAAAGGCGTCACGTGCCTTCCCTGTGCCACGTCGGTTCCGTCGAGTGGTCGGAGGAGATGAGGCCAAGGCGGGGCAGTTCCCCTGGCAAATAGCACTACTTTTCAAGCGCCAGCAATATTGCGGCGGGGCGTTAGTCCACGAGAGATGGGTGGTTACCGGTGCACATTGCTTCA ACCCTTATACGTCCGAAGACCCAAGAGATTGGAATGTGACGTTAGGGGAATATAACTTGGCTGTTAATGAATCGTTTGAGCAGCGTCGTGGAGTTAAAAGCATCACCGTACATGAACACTACAAGTCCATGTGGTTTGAAGGAATCACCGACACTCCGCCAATGTTTGATATAG CTCTAATTGAGCTGGATCGGCCCGTCGTGTTCAACTTCCACGTTCAGCCTATCTGCATCATGCGTCCAAACATCTCCTTCAAATGGAACACCGCGTGCTTCATCTCGGGGTGGGGCCACACTAGATGGAACGGCTCCCAGCCCAACGTGCTCAACTTCGTGATGGTCCCCCTCGTGTCTCATGCTACATGCAATAAGCCGCTGTCTTATAACGGTACGATTCACGAGACGGCTCTTTGTGCCGGCTACGAGAGGGGCTTAAAGGACTCGTGTGAGTTCGACAGTGGCGGGCCACTTGCCTGTCAAAAAGGTGGACGATATTACGCAGTGGGACTCGTTTCCTGGGGCGATGAATGCGCGAGGGCGCACAAGTTCGGTGTTTACTCGCGTATGGCCAAGCTCACGCCTTGGATGGTAAGTAAAATCGCCGAGAAGGAGATGGCCACCAAGAAGGCTGTAAGAAAGGGCTAG